From the Roseiconus lacunae genome, one window contains:
- a CDS encoding PEP-CTERM sorting domain-containing protein (PEP-CTERM proteins occur, often in large numbers, in the proteomes of bacteria that also encode an exosortase, a predicted intramembrane cysteine proteinase. The presence of a PEP-CTERM domain at a protein's C-terminus predicts cleavage within the sorting domain, followed by covalent anchoring to some some component of the (usually Gram-negative) cell surface. Many PEP-CTERM proteins exhibit an unusual sequence composition that includes large numbers of potential glycosylation sites. Expression of one such protein has been shown restore the ability of a bacterium to form floc, a type of biofilm.), with the protein MRYCRITLTILCFLLIPKFAHSAVTYEVLFDQSTYVGNPGDTLVANLLLRETATEGDPNLIAPGNGLGSANFRVAWTGTTDLISSLGGPGFISGGIDVEADHVVVRQLAFPPGDAGVEVSQGVREVTIGTFEFQVPTMLGAEAVITPSDQSLGSDFAIAATPTTILDGDLTFRSSTISAVPEPTLLPLLGMAIAGVWNFRRPRRDRS; encoded by the coding sequence ATGAGATACTGCCGGATTACGCTCACGATTCTTTGCTTCCTTTTGATTCCCAAATTTGCTCATTCTGCGGTGACGTACGAAGTCCTGTTTGATCAATCGACCTACGTCGGCAATCCCGGAGACACGTTGGTCGCCAATCTATTACTGCGCGAGACCGCTACCGAAGGCGACCCGAATCTGATCGCGCCGGGCAACGGACTGGGAAGTGCGAATTTCAGGGTTGCCTGGACGGGAACGACAGACTTGATTTCGTCTCTGGGTGGTCCCGGATTCATCTCTGGCGGAATCGACGTCGAAGCCGACCATGTGGTTGTGAGGCAACTTGCGTTTCCGCCCGGAGATGCAGGAGTCGAGGTTTCCCAGGGTGTTCGCGAAGTCACGATTGGCACATTCGAATTCCAAGTCCCGACGATGCTCGGCGCCGAGGCGGTTATCACTCCATCCGACCAAAGTCTCGGCAGCGACTTCGCAATTGCGGCGACTCCCACGACCATCCTCGATGGTGATCTGACTTTTCGCTCTTCGACAATTTCCGCCGTCCCCGAACCGACTCTTCTGCCACTTCTGGGAATGGCCATTGCAGGTGTATGGAACTTCCGGCGCCCTCGCCGCGATCGTTCGTAA